In Deinococcus sp. QL22, a genomic segment contains:
- a CDS encoding chemotaxis protein CheB has product MLTDPIVVIGASAGGIEALQALVAGLPQEFPAAICVVLHLNAHHPSTLPAILSRAGPLPALHPRDGELLQPGHIYIAPPDHHLLVEGDRLGVKKGPKENRFRPAVDALFRSAAHTRAPHVIGVVLSGVLDDGTSGLWNIKRLGGVAVVQDPQDAAFDAMPRHALEQVEVNYQVRAQEMGPLLAQLVQDSTLYQMEAAMDEQQRERLAMEVHIAAEGPKSPASVGQFGSYTPFTCPECHGAMVQIQEGEGLRFRCHTGHAYTSHTLLTELSETIEDKLYQTQRAMEEGILLLERLSQQLSGTRAEALLRQARWVEQRAKVLHQLALTQTPLSDGEPLVQ; this is encoded by the coding sequence ATGCTGACTGATCCTATTGTCGTCATTGGAGCCTCTGCTGGGGGTATAGAGGCCCTTCAAGCCTTGGTCGCTGGCCTTCCTCAGGAATTTCCGGCCGCCATCTGCGTTGTTCTGCATCTGAACGCTCACCATCCCAGTACTCTGCCCGCCATCCTCAGCCGCGCCGGGCCACTCCCCGCCCTTCACCCGCGTGACGGGGAGCTCCTCCAACCTGGACATATTTACATCGCCCCACCTGACCATCATTTGCTGGTGGAAGGAGACCGTCTGGGAGTCAAGAAAGGGCCGAAAGAAAACCGATTTCGACCCGCTGTGGACGCCTTATTCCGCTCTGCAGCGCATACTCGCGCGCCCCATGTCATCGGCGTTGTGCTGTCTGGTGTGTTAGATGACGGCACCTCAGGTCTCTGGAATATCAAGAGGCTGGGTGGAGTGGCGGTCGTGCAAGATCCTCAAGACGCGGCCTTCGATGCGATGCCGCGCCACGCCCTTGAACAGGTGGAAGTGAATTATCAGGTCCGTGCTCAGGAGATGGGCCCACTGCTGGCACAATTGGTTCAAGACTCTACTCTTTATCAGATGGAGGCTGCTATGGATGAACAGCAACGGGAACGGTTGGCGATGGAAGTCCATATCGCGGCTGAGGGACCAAAGTCTCCAGCAAGTGTGGGGCAGTTCGGATCCTATACACCGTTCACTTGCCCCGAATGTCACGGTGCCATGGTGCAGATTCAGGAAGGAGAAGGGTTACGCTTCCGCTGTCACACTGGCCATGCCTACACCTCTCATACCTTGTTGACTGAGTTGTCTGAAACCATCGAAGACAAGCTCTACCAGACCCAGCGCGCAATGGAGGAAGGCATCCTGCTGTTGGAGCGCCTCAGTCAACAGCTTTCCGGCACGCGGGCGGAGGCGTTGCTCCGTCAGGCCCGCTGGGTAGAGCAGCGAGCGAAAGTACTGCACCAATTGGCGCTCACGCAGACTCCCCTCAGCGACGGAGAACCGTTGGTGCAGTGA